The following coding sequences are from one Arthrobacter sp. PvP023 window:
- a CDS encoding thiamine pyrophosphate-dependent enzyme, giving the protein MTTESASTMTATDTRPIDGGAIHHLAVQPLSSADPGTLNPRGRTAGSGTLKSAGHVIVDSLAAHGVERAYVVPGESFLDVLDGLHGSDIDTVVCRHEGGAAYMAEADGKMNQRPGVAMVTRGPGAANAHVGLHTAWQDSTPMLLFVGLIPFAHRDREAFQEFDIKAWFDTGAKRVMVLDHAERASEIVAEAMFAAMSGRPGPVVVGLPEDIIRQQIDPALHPTIPVAAGGMSTTDAEALGSALAVSKKPLFVTGGNDWTQEAAGQLTGWLEKHHIPAAAEWRTQGTVSFDSPSYVGPIGYGRPRPTYDLLEETDLLVFVGTVPGDVITDGFVCRQDWNKQNFLVTIDPSLRGRSGPVSRQIVAKPDAFVRDLLGIDLPVKDEWKAWTARMRSEQTSFAALPPAAPAEGPARMDTLMANLVPRLPEDAMVTFGAGEHTNWAHRYFPTRRYASMISARNGSMGYSIPSAIAASLASPQRRVVTIAGDGEFLMNGQELATAAQYGATPLIIVMDNQEYGTIRTHQERHYPSRVSGTQLKNPDFGLMAKAFGGFGVTVTRDEGVPAALDAAFRAIDRDGTFALVHLIVEQRVKAY; this is encoded by the coding sequence ATGACAACGGAATCCGCATCCACCATGACAGCAACCGACACCAGGCCCATCGACGGCGGCGCCATCCATCACCTCGCAGTACAGCCGCTCTCCTCGGCTGACCCCGGAACACTAAACCCCCGCGGCAGGACGGCAGGTTCCGGGACCCTGAAATCCGCCGGGCACGTGATTGTGGATTCCCTCGCGGCCCACGGGGTGGAACGCGCCTACGTTGTTCCCGGCGAAAGCTTCCTGGACGTGCTGGACGGGCTGCACGGCTCCGACATCGACACAGTGGTCTGCCGGCACGAAGGAGGCGCCGCGTACATGGCCGAGGCCGACGGCAAGATGAACCAGCGTCCGGGGGTAGCCATGGTCACCCGGGGCCCCGGGGCGGCCAACGCCCATGTGGGGCTCCACACCGCCTGGCAGGACTCCACCCCCATGCTGCTCTTCGTGGGGCTCATTCCGTTTGCGCACCGTGACCGCGAAGCGTTCCAGGAATTCGACATCAAGGCCTGGTTCGACACCGGGGCGAAGCGCGTCATGGTGCTGGACCACGCCGAGCGGGCGTCCGAGATCGTTGCGGAAGCCATGTTTGCGGCGATGAGCGGGCGGCCTGGGCCCGTCGTCGTTGGCCTGCCGGAGGACATCATCCGGCAGCAGATCGATCCGGCGCTGCACCCGACCATCCCCGTGGCTGCGGGCGGCATGAGCACCACGGATGCCGAAGCACTCGGCAGTGCCTTGGCTGTTTCCAAGAAGCCGCTGTTTGTCACCGGCGGCAACGACTGGACCCAGGAGGCGGCGGGCCAGCTCACCGGCTGGCTCGAAAAGCACCACATCCCGGCCGCTGCGGAATGGCGCACGCAGGGTACGGTCTCCTTTGATTCGCCGTCCTACGTGGGCCCGATCGGCTACGGACGCCCCCGCCCCACGTATGACCTCCTGGAGGAAACCGACCTGCTCGTCTTTGTCGGGACGGTGCCCGGGGACGTGATTACGGACGGGTTTGTCTGCCGCCAGGACTGGAACAAGCAGAACTTCCTGGTGACCATCGACCCCTCACTGCGCGGCCGGTCGGGGCCCGTCTCACGGCAGATCGTTGCCAAACCGGATGCCTTCGTCCGCGACCTGCTGGGCATCGACCTGCCCGTCAAGGATGAGTGGAAGGCCTGGACGGCAAGGATGCGCTCCGAACAGACTTCCTTTGCCGCCCTGCCGCCGGCCGCGCCGGCTGAAGGGCCCGCCCGGATGGACACGCTGATGGCCAACCTCGTCCCCCGGCTGCCTGAGGATGCCATGGTGACGTTCGGGGCAGGCGAGCACACCAACTGGGCGCACCGCTACTTCCCCACCCGCCGTTACGCCTCCATGATCAGCGCCAGGAACGGCTCCATGGGCTACTCCATCCCGTCCGCCATCGCCGCCTCGCTGGCCAGTCCGCAGCGCCGGGTGGTGACCATCGCGGGCGACGGCGAGTTCTTGATGAACGGGCAGGAGTTGGCGACGGCAGCCCAGTACGGGGCCACGCCGCTCATCATCGTGATGGACAACCAGGAATACGGCACGATCCGCACCCACCAGGAACGCCACTACCCGTCCCGGGTGTCGGGCACGCAGCTGAAGAACCCCGATTTCGGCCTCATGGCCAAAGCGTTTGGCGGGTTCGGCGTCACCGTCACCCGTGACGAGGGCGTCCCGGCCGCCCTCGACGCCGCGTTCCGGGCCATCGACCGGGACGGGACGTTCGCGCTCGTTCACCTCATCGTGGAACAGCGGGTGAAGGCGTACTGA
- a CDS encoding amino acid permease — MSNNPNGEVALYEADGGHAHAPDSLIHAEDAGYHKGLKARQIQMIAIGGAIGTGLFLGAGGRLNAAGPSLVIAYAVCGFFAFLILRALGELVLHRPSSGSFVSYAREFFGEKAAFISGWFYWINWATTTIVDITAVALYMNFFGKYVPWMGAVPQWTWALIALVVVLCLNLVSVKVFGELEFWFALIKVAALGAFLIIGTYFVIFGTPVDGQDVGLSLISDNGGIFPTGLLPMIILMQGVLFAYASIELVGTAAGETENPEKIMPKAINSVVFRIAVFYVGSVLLLALLLPYTSYEKGVSPFVTFFGSLGIEGVDVIMNLVVLTAALSSLNAGLYSTGRILRSMSMAGSAPRFAARMNKAGVPYGGIALTAVVSLLGVPLNYLVPAQAFEIVLNVASVGIVVTWTTIVVCQIQLKRWADRGWVERPAFRMFGAPYTGYLSLLFLLGVLVMVFIDSPLTLLVTLVACALMVVGWYSCRKRIHEIAEVRNGYTGAAPVVANRTPIR, encoded by the coding sequence ATGTCCAACAACCCCAATGGCGAGGTTGCTTTGTACGAGGCCGACGGCGGCCACGCCCACGCACCCGATTCCCTCATCCACGCGGAAGACGCCGGCTATCACAAGGGCCTCAAGGCGCGGCAGATCCAGATGATCGCGATCGGCGGCGCCATCGGCACCGGCCTGTTCCTTGGCGCCGGCGGCCGCCTCAATGCGGCCGGCCCCTCCCTGGTGATCGCTTACGCCGTCTGCGGCTTCTTCGCGTTCCTGATCCTCCGGGCGCTGGGCGAACTGGTGCTGCACCGGCCGTCGTCGGGCTCGTTCGTGTCCTACGCCCGCGAGTTCTTCGGTGAGAAGGCCGCCTTCATCTCGGGGTGGTTCTACTGGATCAACTGGGCCACCACCACCATCGTGGACATCACCGCCGTGGCGCTCTACATGAACTTCTTCGGCAAGTACGTCCCGTGGATGGGCGCGGTGCCGCAGTGGACCTGGGCCCTGATCGCGCTGGTCGTGGTTCTTTGCCTCAACCTCGTTTCGGTGAAGGTCTTCGGCGAGCTGGAGTTCTGGTTCGCCCTCATCAAGGTGGCAGCACTGGGGGCGTTCCTCATCATCGGCACGTACTTTGTCATCTTCGGCACGCCGGTGGACGGGCAGGACGTCGGACTGAGCCTGATCTCGGACAACGGAGGCATCTTCCCCACCGGACTGCTGCCCATGATCATCCTGATGCAGGGTGTGCTGTTCGCCTACGCCTCCATCGAGCTCGTGGGCACCGCCGCCGGTGAAACCGAAAACCCGGAGAAGATCATGCCCAAGGCCATCAACTCCGTGGTGTTCCGCATTGCGGTGTTCTACGTCGGTTCCGTCCTCCTGCTGGCGCTGCTGCTTCCCTACACGTCGTACGAGAAGGGCGTCAGCCCGTTCGTGACGTTCTTCGGCTCGCTGGGCATCGAGGGCGTGGACGTCATCATGAACCTGGTGGTCCTCACGGCCGCCCTGTCCTCGCTCAATGCCGGCCTCTACTCCACCGGCCGGATCCTCCGTTCCATGTCCATGGCCGGCTCCGCCCCCAGGTTCGCCGCCCGCATGAACAAGGCAGGCGTCCCTTACGGCGGCATCGCCCTTACGGCGGTGGTTTCGCTGCTGGGCGTCCCGCTGAACTACCTCGTCCCCGCGCAGGCCTTCGAAATCGTGCTGAACGTGGCCTCGGTGGGCATCGTTGTCACGTGGACCACCATCGTGGTGTGCCAGATCCAGCTGAAACGCTGGGCGGACAGGGGCTGGGTGGAGCGTCCCGCCTTCCGGATGTTCGGTGCGCCCTACACCGGCTACCTCAGCCTGCTGTTCCTGCTGGGCGTGCTGGTCATGGTGTTCATCGATTCCCCGCTTACATTGCTGGTGACCCTTGTGGCCTGCGCGCTGATGGTGGTGGGCTGGTACTCCTGCCGGAAACGGATCCATGAAATCGCCGAGGTCCGGAACGGATACACGGGCGCCGCGCCCGTGGTGGCCAACAGAACTCCCATCCGATAA
- a CDS encoding glutaminase, which translates to MTTALDSPPLDLVLDDIVRNHRPRTEEGSVPAGIPHLSSPPFSRFGIAVATSAGDVFSAGDAEVPFSIQSISKVFTLALALSADDPGALWSRVLREPSGTSFNSLVQLEVEHGIPRNPFINSGALVVTDHLMEGSPDAAGHLLRFLSREAGRRIGGQGPFIDEDAAKSELANSSRNLALAHFLKDFGNLRRPAQAVVENYVRQCSIMMTCVETAKAALFLAQDGRGAQGTVVSRSEAKRISSIMLTCGMYDAAGEFAYRVGLPGKSGVGGGILAIVPGEVAICVWSPRLDSKGNSLAGTAALADLADRTGWSVF; encoded by the coding sequence ATGACGACAGCACTCGACTCGCCGCCTCTCGACCTGGTCCTGGACGACATCGTGCGAAACCACCGGCCGCGGACTGAAGAAGGATCAGTTCCCGCAGGCATCCCCCATCTCTCGTCCCCGCCGTTCAGCCGCTTCGGCATTGCAGTGGCCACCTCGGCCGGGGACGTGTTCAGCGCCGGCGACGCCGAGGTTCCCTTCTCCATCCAGAGCATCTCCAAGGTCTTCACGCTGGCCCTCGCACTCAGCGCGGATGACCCCGGCGCGCTCTGGTCCCGGGTCCTTCGCGAACCGTCCGGCACGTCCTTCAACTCCCTGGTGCAGCTTGAAGTGGAGCACGGGATCCCCCGGAACCCGTTCATCAACTCCGGCGCACTGGTGGTCACCGACCATCTCATGGAAGGATCTCCCGACGCCGCCGGACACCTCCTGCGCTTCCTCTCCCGCGAAGCGGGCCGCCGCATTGGCGGGCAGGGCCCGTTCATCGACGAGGACGCCGCGAAGAGCGAGCTCGCCAACAGCAGCCGAAACCTTGCATTGGCGCACTTCCTGAAGGACTTCGGCAACCTTCGGCGCCCGGCGCAGGCGGTAGTGGAGAACTATGTCAGGCAGTGCTCCATCATGATGACCTGCGTGGAGACGGCGAAGGCCGCGCTCTTCCTCGCACAGGACGGCCGGGGCGCGCAGGGCACCGTGGTCTCCCGGAGCGAGGCCAAACGCATCAGCTCCATCATGCTCACGTGCGGCATGTATGACGCGGCCGGCGAATTTGCCTATCGCGTGGGACTTCCGGGGAAGAGCGGTGTGGGCGGCGGCATCCTGGCGATCGTTCCCGGCGAAGTGGCCATCTGCGTCTGGAGCCCCCGGCTGGATTCCAAAGGCAACTCCCTGGCCGGGACTGCGGCCCTCGCGGACCTGGCCGACCGCACCGGCTGGTCCGTGTTCTGA
- a CDS encoding CdaR family transcriptional regulator, translating to MAAATVDDILSDLPLGFASLILRPSRADSPIERFLIIDSDDETSDGGAAFVLLIGVRGRSALPALRRLLKNPPLVIAVKGSQGELEEAEELLRAAGTGLLLVDPAADWDRLLSIAKDRIAPRSYQSEVLTLLEEDLFAIAQTTARLTSSHVVIEDAANKVLAYSTVTNDIDELRKASILARRGPRKYELLLKDLGAYRELHRTRLPVRVPARPQDGLRERIAITLFAGDRIMGYIWLQETGGGFGADVDYVLTGSAARASAELIRYRNQQSVHMRQDRIARILSGPAEAAASAHSEKIPADRPAALILIGMSATDAQADDAALKHGELANLASIHAAAYKQSAVVGQFNGDTAVIIPALQSANAEAGLRSLAEAIVRDAGKHLGISPFAAVGPVAPDLLSIHSVTAKTEALLGCMRRSGTAGVATVDDFEVDILFQEALENFTASAFRHRSLWSLLRDDRELAETLRVYFEASLDVSECSKRMKLHKNTVYYRISKASRVTGLNFTDPRHSLVALLHIQEWAGKHKEHPGNP from the coding sequence ATGGCCGCAGCTACAGTGGACGACATCCTGTCGGATCTCCCTCTGGGTTTCGCCAGCCTCATCCTCCGGCCGTCCCGCGCGGATTCCCCGATTGAACGCTTCCTGATCATTGACTCCGACGACGAGACGTCCGACGGCGGCGCCGCCTTTGTCCTGCTGATCGGGGTTCGCGGGCGCTCCGCTTTGCCCGCGCTGCGGCGCCTTCTGAAGAATCCTCCCCTGGTGATTGCCGTCAAGGGCAGTCAGGGGGAACTTGAGGAAGCCGAAGAGCTGCTCCGCGCGGCAGGAACAGGCCTTCTCCTGGTGGACCCGGCCGCCGACTGGGACCGGCTCCTGTCCATCGCCAAGGACCGCATCGCGCCGCGCAGCTACCAGAGCGAAGTGCTGACGCTGCTGGAAGAAGACCTGTTCGCCATCGCGCAGACCACGGCACGCCTGACGTCCAGCCACGTTGTCATCGAGGACGCCGCCAACAAGGTCCTGGCGTACTCCACGGTGACGAATGACATCGACGAACTCCGCAAGGCATCGATCCTTGCCCGCCGCGGTCCGCGGAAATACGAACTCCTCCTCAAGGACCTCGGCGCCTACCGCGAACTGCACCGGACACGCCTGCCAGTCAGGGTTCCGGCCCGGCCACAGGACGGACTGCGTGAGCGCATAGCCATCACGCTGTTCGCCGGCGACCGCATCATGGGGTACATCTGGCTGCAGGAAACCGGAGGCGGTTTCGGGGCCGACGTCGACTACGTCCTCACCGGATCCGCTGCACGGGCGTCCGCCGAGCTGATCCGCTACCGCAACCAGCAGTCCGTGCACATGCGCCAGGACCGGATTGCGCGGATCCTCTCCGGTCCGGCAGAAGCCGCGGCGAGCGCCCACAGCGAGAAGATCCCGGCGGACCGCCCCGCGGCACTCATTCTGATCGGAATGTCAGCAACTGACGCACAGGCCGACGATGCAGCGCTCAAACACGGGGAACTCGCCAACCTCGCGTCCATCCATGCGGCCGCCTACAAACAGTCAGCCGTCGTGGGACAGTTCAACGGCGATACCGCAGTGATCATCCCGGCACTCCAGTCTGCCAACGCCGAAGCCGGACTGCGGAGCCTGGCCGAAGCCATCGTCCGGGACGCCGGAAAGCACCTGGGCATCAGTCCCTTCGCCGCCGTGGGACCGGTCGCCCCTGATCTGCTGTCCATCCATTCGGTGACCGCCAAAACGGAGGCCCTCCTCGGCTGCATGCGGCGGTCCGGGACCGCCGGCGTGGCCACCGTGGACGATTTCGAAGTGGACATCCTCTTCCAGGAAGCGCTGGAGAATTTCACCGCCTCGGCTTTCCGCCACCGCAGCCTCTGGTCCCTCCTCCGCGATGACAGGGAACTGGCCGAGACCCTTCGGGTGTATTTCGAGGCGTCCCTGGACGTCAGCGAATGCTCCAAGCGCATGAAGCTGCACAAGAACACCGTTTATTACAGGATCAGCAAGGCCAGCCGCGTGACCGGCCTGAACTTCACCGATCCCCGCCATTCATTGGTCGCCCTGCTCCACATCCAGGAGTGGGCCGGCAAGCATAAGGAGCACCCGGGCAACCCATGA
- a CDS encoding ArsR family transcriptional regulator → MTADFELQRPKDVQTLERTARTRRTPIRAQIIDYLASNGASKVADISNGIASCRDSVRHHLAALESASIVRSNIAPGERGRFTPFYALAPGKTEPDS, encoded by the coding sequence ATGACCGCTGATTTTGAGCTGCAGCGCCCGAAGGACGTGCAAACCCTCGAGCGGACGGCAAGGACGCGGAGAACACCGATCAGGGCACAAATCATCGACTACCTGGCAAGCAATGGCGCTAGCAAAGTAGCCGATATCAGTAACGGCATCGCCTCCTGCCGGGACTCCGTCAGGCACCATCTGGCCGCCCTTGAGAGCGCTTCGATCGTCCGCTCCAACATCGCCCCCGGCGAAAGGGGCCGGTTCACGCCCTTCTACGCCCTCGCCCCTGGAAAAACAGAGCCGGATTCCTGA
- a CDS encoding dicarboxylate/amino acid:cation symporter: MKNKSTMWILAALVFGILSGLLFHWLLPADSRGSVVAVLDTVTHMFLNLIKMIIAPLIFATLVSGIAGAAKSAGVGKLFGRSMIWFLSASVLVGAFGFITAHVLNVGDGLNLMPGGDAGMETKPLDYQAFVTHIIPTSVFAALTENNPLQILVFGALFGIALLNLRKKGRSSIADAIDELMGVMLKVTGYVMKAAPVGVFAGIAAAFTAKGLDAFATYASFIGGFYVSLSALWAIMIAVAVAFLGRAAFRLVRIVREPMVIAFATSSSEAALPKLIEGLTKFGIEKRTTGFVLPLGYSFNVDGSMMYMTFASVFLINAYGIDMDLGQQIAMTAMLLLSSKGMAGVPRGSLVVVAAVVPGFGIPAAGIGVLLVIDQLLDMGRTATNILGNAIATAVIGQKHDRSASRPEAAPSGTSPDALDAEFSREPERVSMH, from the coding sequence ATGAAAAACAAATCAACGATGTGGATTCTGGCCGCACTCGTCTTCGGAATCCTCAGCGGCCTGCTCTTCCACTGGCTGCTGCCGGCGGACTCACGCGGGTCCGTCGTGGCGGTCCTCGACACCGTGACGCACATGTTCCTGAACCTCATCAAAATGATCATTGCCCCGCTGATCTTCGCCACCCTCGTCTCAGGCATCGCGGGAGCGGCCAAATCCGCGGGCGTGGGCAAGCTCTTTGGGCGCTCCATGATCTGGTTCCTGTCCGCTTCCGTCCTGGTGGGCGCCTTCGGTTTCATCACCGCCCACGTGCTCAACGTCGGTGACGGGCTCAACCTGATGCCGGGCGGTGACGCGGGGATGGAAACGAAGCCCCTCGATTACCAGGCGTTTGTTACCCACATCATTCCCACGAGCGTCTTCGCTGCATTGACCGAAAACAACCCCCTACAGATCCTCGTCTTCGGCGCTCTCTTCGGCATCGCCCTGCTGAACCTCCGGAAGAAAGGCCGCTCCTCCATAGCGGATGCCATCGACGAACTGATGGGCGTCATGCTGAAGGTCACCGGATATGTGATGAAGGCGGCCCCGGTGGGCGTTTTTGCCGGCATCGCGGCAGCCTTCACGGCCAAGGGCCTGGACGCGTTTGCCACCTACGCCTCATTCATCGGCGGCTTCTACGTTTCCCTCTCCGCGCTCTGGGCGATCATGATCGCCGTCGCGGTCGCTTTCTTGGGGCGGGCGGCCTTCCGCCTGGTCCGGATTGTGCGTGAACCCATGGTGATCGCGTTCGCCACCTCCAGCAGCGAAGCCGCACTGCCCAAGCTCATCGAAGGCCTGACCAAGTTCGGCATCGAAAAGCGCACCACCGGCTTCGTGCTGCCCCTGGGTTATTCGTTCAATGTGGACGGCTCCATGATGTACATGACCTTTGCCTCGGTCTTCCTGATCAACGCCTACGGCATCGACATGGACCTTGGCCAGCAGATCGCGATGACCGCCATGCTCCTCCTCAGCAGCAAAGGCATGGCCGGCGTGCCCCGCGGGTCACTCGTCGTGGTCGCCGCCGTGGTCCCCGGCTTCGGTATCCCCGCCGCCGGCATTGGCGTGCTGCTGGTGATCGACCAGCTCCTGGACATGGGCCGCACTGCCACCAACATCCTGGGAAATGCCATCGCCACCGCGGTCATCGGCCAGAAACACGACAGGTCCGCCTCCCGCCCCGAAGCGGCGCCTTCCGGAACGTCCCCCGACGCGCTGGACGCTGAATTCAGCAGGGAGCCTGAGCGCGTTTCGATGCACTAA
- a CDS encoding aspartate ammonia-lyase translates to MTLPLTAPKTRSEHDLLGDRDVPAAAYWGVHTLRAVENFPITGQPLSSNMHLVRGLAAVKLAAARTNHELGLLDAERADAIEAACTDVMNGKLNDQFVVDVIQGGAGTSSNMNANEVIANRALEILGHPKGDYTRLHPNDHVNLSQSTNDVYPTAVKLGTIFAARELLDALAELEEACAAKALEFRTIVKMGRTQLQDAVPMTLGQEFGTYAVTIGEDRLRLAEADLLIHEINLGATAIGTGLNAPAGYAEAACRHLADITGLPLVTAPDLIEATQDVGAFVHLSGVLKRVAVKLSKICNDLRLLSSGPRAGLGEINLPAVQSGSSIMPGKINPVIPEVVSQVAYEVIGNDVTITMAAEAGQLQLNAFEPIIVHSLHKSISHLEAACRTLTARCIRGITANTDHLRLTVEQSIGLVTALNPHLGYTTATAIAQEALATGKGVAELVLEHNLLTAEQLEDLLSPQRLANLSK, encoded by the coding sequence ATGACTCTTCCCCTTACTGCCCCGAAAACCCGTTCCGAGCATGATCTCCTGGGTGACCGGGACGTTCCCGCCGCCGCGTACTGGGGTGTGCACACGCTCCGGGCCGTGGAGAACTTCCCCATCACCGGCCAGCCGCTCTCCTCCAACATGCACCTGGTCCGCGGACTCGCCGCCGTGAAACTCGCCGCCGCCCGCACCAACCACGAACTCGGCCTCCTCGACGCCGAACGCGCCGACGCCATCGAAGCCGCCTGCACCGACGTCATGAACGGCAAACTCAACGACCAGTTCGTCGTGGACGTCATCCAGGGCGGCGCCGGAACCTCCTCGAACATGAACGCCAACGAGGTCATCGCCAACCGCGCCCTGGAAATCCTCGGACACCCCAAAGGCGACTACACCCGCCTGCACCCGAACGACCACGTCAACCTCTCCCAGTCCACCAACGACGTCTACCCCACCGCAGTGAAACTCGGCACCATCTTCGCCGCCCGGGAACTCCTGGACGCCCTGGCCGAACTCGAAGAAGCCTGCGCCGCCAAAGCCCTGGAATTCCGCACAATCGTCAAAATGGGCCGCACCCAGCTCCAGGACGCCGTCCCCATGACCCTCGGCCAGGAATTCGGCACCTACGCCGTCACCATCGGCGAAGACCGGCTCCGCCTCGCCGAAGCAGACCTGCTCATCCACGAAATCAACCTCGGCGCCACCGCCATCGGCACCGGCCTGAACGCACCCGCCGGCTACGCCGAAGCCGCCTGCCGCCACCTCGCCGACATCACCGGCCTGCCCCTGGTCACCGCACCGGACCTCATCGAAGCCACCCAGGACGTCGGCGCCTTCGTCCACCTCTCCGGCGTCCTCAAACGCGTCGCCGTGAAACTCTCCAAAATCTGCAACGACCTCCGCCTGCTCTCCTCCGGCCCCCGCGCCGGACTCGGCGAAATCAACCTCCCCGCCGTCCAATCCGGATCCTCCATCATGCCCGGCAAGATCAACCCGGTCATCCCCGAAGTCGTCTCCCAGGTCGCCTACGAAGTCATCGGCAACGACGTCACCATCACCATGGCCGCCGAAGCCGGACAACTCCAGCTCAACGCCTTCGAACCCATCATCGTCCACAGCCTCCACAAGAGCATCTCCCACCTCGAAGCCGCCTGCCGCACCCTCACCGCACGCTGCATCCGGGGCATCACCGCCAACACCGACCACCTCCGCCTCACCGTCGAACAATCCATCGGCCTCGTCACCGCCCTGAACCCCCACCTCGGCTACACCACCGCAACCGCCATCGCCCAGGAAGCCCTCGCCACCGGCAAAGGCGTCGCCGAACTCGTCCTCGAACACAACCTGCTCACCGCCGAGCAACTCGAAGACCTCCTCAGCCCCCAACGCCTGGCCAACCTCAGCAAGTAG
- a CDS encoding FadR/GntR family transcriptional regulator: protein MNLLDSWTAAQDRVVRVGAAEAVFASLRSAIEGGRIPVGTRLDSEASLAKQYGVSRTMVREALRSCTALGLTATHTGKGTFVIADKVAQDLKLGKYSASALVEARPHVEVPAAGLAAQRRSAEDVEALREILREMSEEDDLQQWVLLNTEFHVTIARCSGNGVFESFLSDICDAMANQSNTLNLVADRRKESGEEHARIFAAIESGSAEEASQAMRMHLHGVECALGTIVPGRENSTSGHTR from the coding sequence ATGAACCTGTTGGACAGCTGGACAGCTGCGCAAGACCGAGTGGTGCGCGTCGGCGCGGCCGAGGCTGTATTCGCGTCCCTCCGCAGCGCCATCGAGGGCGGCAGGATTCCGGTCGGCACCCGTCTCGACTCCGAAGCCTCGCTCGCCAAGCAGTACGGTGTGAGCCGGACGATGGTCAGGGAGGCGCTGCGTTCATGCACCGCCCTGGGATTGACCGCCACGCACACAGGCAAGGGCACCTTCGTCATCGCTGACAAAGTGGCCCAGGACCTCAAGCTCGGCAAGTATTCAGCCAGCGCCCTGGTGGAAGCCCGCCCCCACGTCGAAGTGCCTGCCGCTGGCCTGGCAGCCCAGCGCCGCAGCGCCGAAGATGTGGAGGCTCTTCGGGAAATCCTTCGGGAAATGTCCGAGGAGGATGATCTGCAGCAGTGGGTGCTGTTGAACACCGAGTTTCATGTGACCATCGCCCGGTGCAGCGGTAACGGCGTGTTTGAATCATTCCTCTCGGACATCTGCGATGCCATGGCGAACCAGTCCAACACGCTCAACCTCGTGGCTGACCGGCGCAAGGAATCCGGCGAAGAGCACGCGCGCATTTTCGCTGCCATCGAGAGCGGATCAGCCGAGGAAGCATCCCAGGCCATGAGGATGCATCTGCACGGGGTGGAATGCGCCCTGGGCACCATCGTCCCCGGAAGAGAGAATTCCACGTCCGGCCATACGCGCTAA
- a CDS encoding DUF2630 family protein codes for MDEQDILHRIQSLVEEERDLREKAESAAPGAEHTPDRTRLQRIEEDLDQCWDLLRQRRAKMQYGENPDEAEVRPVKQVEDYRG; via the coding sequence GTGGACGAACAGGACATCCTGCACCGCATCCAAAGCCTCGTTGAAGAGGAACGCGATCTTCGTGAAAAAGCGGAGTCCGCCGCGCCCGGCGCCGAGCACACCCCGGACCGTACACGGCTCCAGCGCATCGAAGAGGACCTGGACCAGTGCTGGGACCTGCTGCGCCAGCGGCGGGCCAAGATGCAGTACGGCGAGAATCCGGATGAGGCCGAGGTACGGCCGGTCAAGCAGGTGGAGGACTACCGCGGCTGA
- a CDS encoding carbon-nitrogen hydrolase family protein codes for MRLAVAQIITGADPAANLEVIREYATQAKAAGAELVVFPEAAMRAFGNSLADIAEPLDGPWANAVRAIAGDLDIAVVAGMFTPGDDGRVRNTLLVTGPGIDTSYDKIHLFDAFGFAESDSVDAGTSPVTFELNGTVIGLATCYDVRFPALFAANARAGAQVNIVCASWGAGEGKVEQWDLLVRARAVDSTTFVVACGQGNPASIGLPDAGTAPTGIGRSAVVSPLGTPLVTLGAEPELAVVDIDPAVITDVRAKLPVLANARSL; via the coding sequence ATGCGTTTAGCAGTGGCCCAAATCATCACGGGAGCCGATCCGGCAGCCAACCTGGAGGTGATTCGAGAATACGCCACCCAGGCCAAAGCCGCCGGAGCCGAGCTGGTGGTGTTTCCCGAAGCGGCGATGCGCGCCTTCGGCAACAGCCTGGCGGACATCGCCGAGCCGCTGGACGGACCGTGGGCCAATGCCGTCCGGGCCATTGCCGGCGACCTGGATATCGCCGTCGTCGCCGGCATGTTTACCCCCGGGGACGATGGCAGGGTGCGCAACACCCTCCTGGTCACCGGCCCGGGGATCGATACTTCCTACGACAAGATCCACCTCTTTGACGCATTTGGTTTCGCCGAGTCCGATTCGGTGGACGCCGGCACGTCGCCGGTGACGTTCGAACTCAACGGCACGGTGATCGGCCTTGCCACCTGTTACGACGTGCGCTTCCCCGCGCTCTTTGCGGCCAACGCGCGGGCCGGGGCCCAGGTCAATATCGTCTGTGCCTCGTGGGGCGCCGGCGAAGGCAAGGTGGAACAGTGGGACCTGCTGGTGCGGGCCCGCGCCGTGGACAGCACCACCTTCGTGGTGGCATGCGGCCAGGGCAATCCCGCCAGCATCGGGCTGCCCGACGCAGGCACCGCGCCCACCGGCATCGGCCGCAGCGCCGTGGTGTCACCGCTCGGCACTCCCCTAGTCACCTTGGGCGCGGAGCCTGAGCTGGCCGTGGTGGACATCGACCCCGCCGTCATCACCGACGTCCGCGCAAAACTGCCGGTCCTCGCCAACGCGCGGAGCCTTTAG